The Starkeya sp. ORNL1 DNA window CAGGTAGCGCCCGCGCTGGCCGACGAGGCGCAGCGGCGCAGCATTCGCGGCCTCTTCAAGGGCGCGGTGACGGCGACGCGCGGCGGACGCTCGCTGCGCGAGATCGACATCGCGGTCGACGGCGTCAACGACACGCTGGCGGTGGACGGGCTCGCGGTCTCCGGCGGCTGGTCGCCGAACGTCCATCTGACCTGCCATCATGGCGGCAAGCCGGTATGGAACGCGGAAATCGCCGCCTTCGTGCCGGGCACCGCGCCCCCTGGCTTGAGCGTTGCCGGAGCGGCGACCGGCCTATCCAGCCTTGCCGCCATCCTGCGGGAAGGCGCGGAGCGGGGCATGGCCGCGGCCGCCGATCTCGGTTTCTCGGGCGCCCTGCCGGACATCCCCCGCGCCGACGACATCGAGACCACGATCCAGCCGTTCTGGCACGTGGCCGGCGCCAAGGGCGATGCCTTCGTCGATCTGCAGAACGACGTCACCGCCAAGGACATCGCCATCGCTCATGCCGAGGGCTTCCGCCCGGTCGAGCACCTCAAGCGCTACACGACGCTCGGCATGGCGACCGACCAGGGCAAGACCTCGAACCTTGTCGGCCTTGCCATCATGGCCAAGCTGAGCGGCACGCGGATCTCCGAGGTCGGCACCACCATCTATCGCCCGCCCTACAGCCCGGTCGCCATCGGTGCGCTCGCCGGCCATCATCGCGGCAAGGACTTCAAGCCGACCCGCCTCACCCCGACCCACGCCTGGGCGACGCGCAACGGCGCGCGCTTCGTCGAGACCGGGCTGTGGCTGCGCGCGCAATATTTCCCGAGAGGCGATGAGGCCGACTGGCTGGAGACGGTGAACCGCGAGGTGGCGGCGGTGCGGTCCTCGGTCGGGCTGATCGACGTCTCGACCTTCGGCAAGATCGACCTGCAGGGCGTGGACGTCGGCGCCTTCCTCGATCGCGTCTATATCAACACCTTCTCGACGCTGCCGATCGGCAAGGCACGCTACGGCATCATGCTGCGCGAGGACGGCATGGTGATGGATGACGGCACCACGGCGCGCCTCGGGCCGGATCATTATGTGATGACGACCACCACCGCGAACGCGGCAAAGGTCTATCAGCACCTCGAATTCTGCCTCCAGGTGCTGTGGCCGGAGCTCGATGTCACGCTGGCCTCGGTATCCGAGCAATGGGCACAGATCGCCATTGCCGGGCCGCGCGCCCGCGACGTGCTGGCCCGCGTGGTCGATGCCGGCGTCGACGTCTCCAATGACGGGCTGCCCTTCATGGGCGCGGTGGAGGCGCAGGTGATGGACGGCGTCCGCGCCCGGCTGTTCCGCCTCTCCTTCTCCGGCGAGCTCGGCTATGAGATCGCGGTGCCGGCGCGCCACGGCGAAGCCCTGACCGAGGCGCTGATGGCGGCGGGCTCGGAGTTCGGCATCACGCCTTACGGCACCGAAGCGCTCGGCGTGATGCGGATCGAGAAGGGGCACGTCTCCGGCAATGAATTGTCAGGCCAGACCACGGCGCGCGACCTCGGCCTTGGCCGCATGGCCTCGACCAAGAAGGACTATATCGGCCGCGTCATGGCCGGCCGGCCGGGGCTGACCGATCCGGAGCGGCCGAGCCTCATCGGCTTCAAGCCGGTGGACGGCACCTCGCGGCTGCGGGCCGGGGCGCATTTCATTGCCGAGGGCAAGCCGACGGACGTCGATCATGACGAGGGCTACATGACTTCCGTGGCCTATTCGCCGACGCTCGGGCACTGGATCGGGCTCGGCCTCCTCAAGCGGGGACCGGAGCGCATCGGCGAGCGGGTACGGGCCTGTGACCCGGTCCGCGGCGGCGATGTGCTGGTCGACGTCTGCGCGCCCGGCTTCGTCGATCCGGACGGGGAGCGGCTGCGTGGATAAAGCCATGAAGTCGTCATCCCGGACGCGGCGCAGCCGCGAGCCGGGATCGTGCGACAGAAGAGGGTCCTCTTTCGGCAGGCGATCCCGGCTCGGCGCGCCTGCGGCGCTTGGCCGGGATGACGAATATTTGGAAGCTTCGTGATGAGCACCCTGCTGGACCGACTGCCGATCGATGCCATGGCGCCGTTCGGTGTCTATGGCCGCTCCGGTGAGCCGGGCGTCGTGGCCGTGGTGCGCGAGGATCTTGCCATTGCCACGCTGGCTGCGCGCCACGGGACGGCCGGCGCTTTGAAAGCGCGTGTGGAAACGGCGTTCGGCCTGACGCTGGCTGACGGGCCGCGCGCCGCCGGCGGGCCTGACCTCGCGCTGCTCGGCACCGCGCCGGGGCGCTGGCTCGCGGTCTCGCAGACGCGCGCCGATCTCGCCGACGAGCTTGCCGACGCGCTCAGTGAGGAGGCCGCGATCACCGAGCAGAGCGACGCGGTCATCGCCTTCGATCTCGCCGGCCCGCGCGTTCTCGACCTGCTCGCCAAGGGCGTGATGGTCGACCTCGACCCGGCGGTCTTCAAGCCGGGCGACGTCGCCGTCACCGACATGGCCCATATCGGCGCGACGCTGTGGCGCACAGCCGAGACCGGCTACCGGGTGCTGGTCGCGCGCAGCTTCGCTCCCGCCTTTTCGCGCTTCCTTGTCGCCAGCGCGGCGGAATACGGCCTCCGGCTCGATCCCGGACGAGGTTGACGGCGGCGCGGCGCGCGCTTCCCTCCCGCCCGCATTTTCCCTAATACCGCCCGGAGAGGTGTCGCACCGCGATGTGCGCTGCCCTGGGCCTGCGACGAGAACTCAGATGACCGACGAACATTTCGTGCTCACGCTCTCCTGCCCGAACCGGCCCGGCATCGTCGCCGGCGTCGCCACCTTCCTGTTCGAGCAGGGCTGCAACATCCTCGACGCCCAGCAGTTCGACGACACCGAGAGCGGCCGCTTCTTCATGCGGGTGGTGTTCAACCGCGTCGAGGGTGAGGCCAGTTTCGATGCCATCAAGGGCGGCTTCAAAGTGGTTGCCGAAGGGCTCAAGCTCGACTGGCAGATGCGCGCGCGCAGCGAGAAGCGCCGGGTGATGCTGCTGGTCTCGAAGTTCGACCATTGCCTCGCCGACCTGCTCTATCGCTGGCGCATCGGCGAGATCTCGATGGAAATCGCCGCCATCGCCTCGAACTATCCGCGCGAGACGTACGCGCATCTCGATTTCGCAGGCATCCCGTTCCACTATCTGCCCGTCACCAAGGCGACCAAGATGGAGCAGGAGGCGCAGCTCTGGGCGTTGTTCCAGTCCTCGGGCTCCGAGGTCGCGGTGCTCGCCCGCTACATGCAGGTGCTCTCGGATGGACTCTCGGCCAAGCTCGCCGGGCGTTGCATCAACATCCACCACTCCTTCCTGCCCGGCTTCAAGGGCGCCAAGCCCTATCACCAGGCGCATTCGCGCGGCGTGAAGCTGATCGGCGCCACGGCGCATTACGTGACCTCCGACCTCGATGAGGGCCCGATCATCGAGCAGGACGTCGAGCGCATCAGCCACCAGGATTCCGCCGAGGATCTGGTGCGCAAGGGCCGCGACATCGAGCGCCGCGTGCTGGCCCGTGCGCTGGCCTGGCACCTCGATGACCGGGTGCTGACGAACGGTCACAAGACCGTTGTGTTCCGGGACTGACGCCATGGTGGAAACCCGACGGATCGACGGCAAGGCGTTCGCGGAAGGGCTTCGGGCGCGGATCGGGAAGGAAGTCACCGGCTTCCTCGCCGAGACCGGGGTGCGGCCCGGCCTTGCCGTGGTGCTGGTGGGCGAGGATCCCGCCAGCTCGGTCTATGTGCGCAACAAGGCGAAGCAAACGGCGGAAGCCGGCATGGCCTCGTTCGAATACAAGCTGCCGGCCGACGAGCCGGAAGCCGCGGTTCTGGCGCTGGTCGAGGCGCTGAACCGCGACCCGGGCGTGCACGGCATCCTCGTGCAATTGCCCCTGCCGGCGCATATCGACGCGCAAAAGGTGCTCGCCACCATCGATCCGGCCAAGGATGTCGACGGCTTCCATGTGGTGAATGCCGGCCGGCTCGCGATCGGGCTGGAGGCGCTGGTGCCCTGCACGCCGCTCGGCTGCGTGATGCTGCTGAAGCACGAGCTTGGCCCGCTCGCCGGGCTGAAGGCGGTGGTGCTCGGCCGCTCCAACATCGTCGGCAAGCCGGTGGCGCAATTGCTGCTGCGCGAGGACTGTACGGTGACCATCGCCCATTCGCGCACCCGCGACCTGCCGGGCGAATGCCGGCAGGCCGACATCCTCATCGCCGCCGTCGGGCGTCCGGAGATGGTGCGCGGCGACTGGATCAAGCCGGGCGCCACGGTGATCGATGTCGGCATCAACCGAGTAGTGGGGGATGCCGGCACGTCACGCCTCGTCGGCGACGTCGCGTTTGCGGAAGCGCAGGGCATTGCCGGGGCGATCACCCCGGTGCCCGGCGGCGTCGGCCCGATGACCATCGCGTGCCTGCTGCAGAACACGCTGACGGCGGCGCGGCGGATCCAACGAGCGACATCATCCTGAGGCGTGAGCGCAGCGAGCCTCGAAGGATGCTGAAGCCGAGCAATGATCATCGGCTTGAACATCCTTCGAGGCTCGGGCATTGCCCGAGCACCTCAGGATGACGTGGCTCTCTGAAATCACGCCTCGATGTCGACGTGCTGGGTTTCCTTGCCGAGCAGCAGGGCGATCAGGGTCAGGCAGGCCATCGAGGACAGGTAGACCCCGACCCAGAACGGGCTTCCCGCCCCGGCCTGCCACAGCGCCACGGCGATGAAGGGCGCGACCGCGGCGCCGAGGATCGACGAGACATTGTAGGAAATGCCGGAGCCGGTGTAGCGCACATTGGCCGGGAACAGCTCGGGCAGCAGCGCGCCCATAGGGCCGAAGGTCATGCCCATCAGGCTGAAGCCGAGGATCAACCACGCCATCACGCCGACCGGGCCAACCGAGAGCATCGGCACCCAGATGAGGCCGAACACGATGATGGCGAGGGTGATGCAGATCAGCGTGCGGCGGCGCCCCCAGCGATCCGCCCAGGGGCCGGACAGCAGGGTGAAGATGCCGAAGAACACCACGCCGCCGATCATCATCAGCACGAAGGTGCGGTAGTCATAACCGAGGCCAGGCACAGCAGCGGTCGGCGAGGCGCGGCCATAGCTGAGCGAGAAGGTCGTCATCAGATAGAAAAGCACATAAGTCGCCAGCATGTAGAAGGTGCCGAGGATCAGCTCGCGCCAATTGTTCTGGAACGCCGCCGCCAGCGGCACGCGCTGCACCTGCCCGGTCTTCACCGTCTTCTCGAAGGCGGTGCTCTCGACCAGATTGAGCCGGACCCAGAGCCCGACCACCACCATCACCACCGAGAACAGGAACGGAATGCGCCAGCCCCAGTCAAGGAAGGCCTGCGACGGGCGGGACGGATCGTCGGAGGGCAGCACGGCGGCAATCAGCAAGAATAGGCCGTTGGCGATGATGAAGCCGATCGGCGCGCCGAGCTGTGGGAAGGTACCGAACATGGCGCGCTTGCCGGCCGGGGCGTTCTCGGTGGCGACGAGAGCCGCCCCGCTCCATTCGCCGCCGAGGGCGAAGCCCTGGGCGAGGCGCAGCACGACGAGGAGCGCCGGGGCCAGCCAGCCGGCCACCGCATAGGTCGGCAGCGCGCCGATCAGGAAGGTGGCGACGCCCATGGTGAGTAGCGCACCGACGAGGGTGACCTTGCGACCGCGCTTGTCGCCGAGATGGCCGAAGAAGATCGCGCCCAGCGGGCGCGCCACCATTGCCGCGCCGAACACCGCCAGCGAGGCGAGCAGCGCCACCGTGTCGTTGCCGGTCGGGAAGAACAGATGCGGGAACACCAGCACCGCCGCCGTGGCATAGACGTAGAAATCATAGAACTCGATCGTCGTGCCGATCAGGCTGGCGAGGATGACGCGCGAGCGCGGATTGGCGACGGAAGGCTGCGGGCGTTCCGCGGTGGCGGCGATGGACATGGACGGGAAGGCTCCGAACGGGGCGCGGCGACAGCAGATGCTGGAGCAAATTCTGATCGCAAAAGTCATTCAACTTTTGCGGAATATGCTCCGGCCGGCTGTTGCGCCCGTAAGTTTCGCGGGCCGGCGTGCTACGCCCCGGCGCCCGCAAGCGACTGGGCGCCGTCATATACCCGGAGGCGATCGGATTGAACGGCCTTTCGGCCGCTTCCTATAATTCCATGGTCGAATTCACGGCCCGGACGAAACAAACTTTCGTGTCGTGAACCCGTCCTGATACCGCCTACCCCCTCGCCATGCGGTTCCACGCATCCAGCCCGGCGATCTTGTAGGCTTCGGCGAGGGTCGGGTAGTTGAAGGTGTTCTCGATGAAATAGTCGATGGTGCCTTTGAGGTTCAGCACCGCCTGGCCGATATGGATCAGCTCGGTGGCGCCCTCGCCGACGATATGCACGCCGAGCAGACGCCGGGTCTTCACCGAGAAGATCATCTTCATCATGCCGGTGCTCAGCCCCATGATGTGGCCGCGCGAGGTCTCGCGGAACCGGGCGATGCCGCACTCGTAGGGGATTTCGCGCTTCCTCACCTCCTCCTCGGTCATGCCCACCGTCGATATCTCCGGCACCGAATAGATGCCATAGGGGAAGAATTCCGGCGGCGGCGGCGGCGCGAGGCCGAAGGCGTGGCACGCGGCGAGGCGGCCCTGCTCCATCGAGGTCGAGGCGAGGCTCGGGAAGCCGATGACGTCGCCGGCCGCATAGATGTGCTCCACCGAGGTCTGCAGCGTCTTGGGATCGACCTTGATGCGGTTGCGATGGTCGACCTCGATGCCGGCGGACTCCAGGCTCAGGCTGTCGGTGGCGCCGACGCGGCCGGCGGCGAACAGCAGCATCTCCGAGACCACGGTGCGCCCGTCGGAGAGCCGCGCCACGGGCTTGCCCTGCGGATCGAATTTGATCTCCTCGACCTTGGAACCGAGCCGCAGCAGCACATTGCGATCGCGCAGTTCGTGGGTGAATTCCTCGATCAGTTCCTTGTCGATGAAGTCGAGGAAGCTGCCGCGCGGTTCGATCAGCGTTACCTGCACGTCCAGCGCCGAGAAGATGGTGGCGTATTCGACGCCGATGACGCCGGCGCCGATCACGGTGAGGCTGCGCGGCAGGCGCGGCAGCTCGATGATCTCGTCGCTGTCGAACACGTTCAGCCCGTTGAACGGGACGTAGTCCGGCCGGAACGGCTTGGTGCCGCAGGAAATCAGCAGATATTCGCCGGTGACGACATGGTTGTCGCCATTCTCGCTCATCACCTCGACCGAATGCGGCGAGGTGAAGCGGGCCTCGCCGCGCATCATCTTCACGCCGTTGCGGTTGAACTGATGCTCCAGCACCTCAACCTCATGGTCGAGCGTCTTGTGCAGGCGAGCCAAGAGGTCGGAGGCCTCGATATCCTGCTTGACGCGGTAGGAGCGGCCATAGAAGCCGCGCTCGCGCCAGCCGGAGAGGTTCAGCACCGTCTCGCGCAGCGTCTTGGAGGGGATGGTGCCGGTGTGCACCGAGACGCCGCCGACACGGCGGCCCTTCTCGACCACCAGTACCGACTTGCCGAGCTTGGCGGACTGCACGGCAGCGCGGCGCCCGGAGGGGCCGCTGCCGATGACGATCATGTCGTAATCGTACATGGAAGCTTTCACATGGCTTTAGCGGCCGGGAGGTCGCACCTGCGAAGCGATGCACGATGAATGCCAAGGTACTGTGACGGTGCATTGGCGACGTGCGTGACGGCGTCCTACCAGCCGGCTCACCTCTCGCGTAAGCTTATGCATGAATCGGGAGTTGCGACAGGGTGCCGACGAAGCCGCGCGAGAGCAGAGCCGCTGAGGGCGTGCCGGACGACCTGCGTACCGGATCGGGGGCGCCGGCCGCGGTGGAGCGCACGCTCGAACAGGCGCTCGGCCTTCAGGTGCGCACGGTGCGGCGCGGGCTCGACCTCACCGTCTCGGACCTTGCCAGCGCCGCCGGCATTTCGGTCGGCATGCTCTCGAAGATCGAGAACGGGCTGATCTCTCCCTCGCTCGGCACGCTGCAGGCGATCTCCAACGTGCTGAACGTGCCGCTCTCGACGCTGTTCGCCAGCTTCGAGGAGAAGCGCGACTGTTCCTTCGTTCCGGCCGGCCAGGGCGTGCACATCGAGCGGCGCGGCACCAAGGTCGGGCACCAGTATGAGTTGCTCGGCCATGCGCTCGGCGGCGAGGTGGCGGTGGAACCCTATCTCATCACGCTGAGCGAGGAGGCGGTGCCCTATACCGGCTTCCGCCATGCCGGGGTGGAGTTCATCCACATGCTGAGCGGCGAGGCGATCTATCGCCACGGCGACCGCGTCTATCATCTGCGCCCGGGCGACTCTCTGCTGTTCGATAGCGGCGCCAATCACGGGCCGGAGGAATTGCTGGTGCGGCCGATGACGTATCTGTCGATCATCATCTATCCGCGCGAGGTGCGGTGACCGCCATACTGAGCAACGTCATCCTGAGGCGCCGCGAAGCGGCCTCGAAGGATGTCCGTCCCGGATGAACGCCTTCTGCTTCAACATCCTTCGAGGCTCGCTGTCGCTCGCACCTCAGGATGACGTAGCTCGGCGGCTGTTTCTCTCAAGGAAAATTATATTCCCTCCCGTTGACGCCTCTCCTCCCCGCGCCTACAAGCGTCGTCAGTCATTCCCGATCATTCGGAGGCTCTGCCGATGTGCGGCATTGTCGGTCTGTTTCTCAAGGACAAGACGCTGGAGCCTGAGCTCGGCGCGCTGATCGCCGGCATGCTCGGCGTGATGTGCGACCGCGGGCCGGATTCGGCGGGTTTCGCGGTCTATGGCGCGGGCGCGCCGGGCATGGTGAAGCTCACCGTGCGTGGGCCCGAAGGCACGGACTTCGCCGTGCTCGGCGCCCGGATCGAGGCGGCCACCGACGTCCTCGTCAGCGTCTCGCCACGTGCCACCCACGCCGTGCTGACCGTGCCTGCGGCAGAGGAAGCGACGGTGCGCGCGGCGCTGGCTGAGGTGGCGCCGGAAATGCGGATCGTCGGCGCGGGATCGCGCATGGAGCTCTACAAGGAGGTCGGCCTGCCCTCGCAGGTGGCGACCCGCTTCGCGCTCGACACCATGAGCGGCACCCACGCCATCGGCCACACCCGCATGGCGACCGAAAGCGCGGTGACCACCGACGGCGCCCACCCCTTCTCTACCGGGCCGGACCAGTGCCTGGTGCACAATGGCTCGCTGTCCAACCATGCCGGGGTGCGCCGCGAGCTGGAGCGCGAGGGGCTGAGACTCGCCACCGACAATGACAGCGAAGTGGCCGCCGCCTATCTCACCCACCGCATGAAGGCGGGCGACACGCTGGGCGAGGCGCTGACCCATTCGCTCGACGATCTCGACGGCTTCTATACCTTCGTGGTCGGCACCGAGAGCGGCTT harbors:
- a CDS encoding sarcosine oxidase subunit alpha family protein produces the protein MSRLAKRALVDRSRTIGFSFDGKAYRGHPGDTLASALLANDVRLVGRSFKYHRPRGILTAGSEEPNALVELRSGAHREPNTRATTVELYEGLDAASQNRWPSLAFDVLSLNGLIAPFLGAGFYYKTFMWPASFWEKHYEPFIRRAAGLGGGAEEADPDHYEKANAFCDVLVIGAGPAGLMAALTAARAGARVILADEDFLPGGRLNAEAREVGGEAGWGFAARITAELASMPNVRLMTRTTVFGVYDGGIYGALERVADHVAEPAPYQPRQRLWRIHARRAVLAAGATERSIVFRGNDRPGVMMAGAVQAYANRFGVGTARRLAVFANNDTAWRAAFDAAAAGIEVAAIIDVRDQVAPALADEAQRRSIRGLFKGAVTATRGGRSLREIDIAVDGVNDTLAVDGLAVSGGWSPNVHLTCHHGGKPVWNAEIAAFVPGTAPPGLSVAGAATGLSSLAAILREGAERGMAAAADLGFSGALPDIPRADDIETTIQPFWHVAGAKGDAFVDLQNDVTAKDIAIAHAEGFRPVEHLKRYTTLGMATDQGKTSNLVGLAIMAKLSGTRISEVGTTIYRPPYSPVAIGALAGHHRGKDFKPTRLTPTHAWATRNGARFVETGLWLRAQYFPRGDEADWLETVNREVAAVRSSVGLIDVSTFGKIDLQGVDVGAFLDRVYINTFSTLPIGKARYGIMLREDGMVMDDGTTARLGPDHYVMTTTTANAAKVYQHLEFCLQVLWPELDVTLASVSEQWAQIAIAGPRARDVLARVVDAGVDVSNDGLPFMGAVEAQVMDGVRARLFRLSFSGELGYEIAVPARHGEALTEALMAAGSEFGITPYGTEALGVMRIEKGHVSGNELSGQTTARDLGLGRMASTKKDYIGRVMAGRPGLTDPERPSLIGFKPVDGTSRLRAGAHFIAEGKPTDVDHDEGYMTSVAYSPTLGHWIGLGLLKRGPERIGERVRACDPVRGGDVLVDVCAPGFVDPDGERLRG
- a CDS encoding sarcosine oxidase subunit gamma family protein; its protein translation is MSTLLDRLPIDAMAPFGVYGRSGEPGVVAVVREDLAIATLAARHGTAGALKARVETAFGLTLADGPRAAGGPDLALLGTAPGRWLAVSQTRADLADELADALSEEAAITEQSDAVIAFDLAGPRVLDLLAKGVMVDLDPAVFKPGDVAVTDMAHIGATLWRTAETGYRVLVARSFAPAFSRFLVASAAEYGLRLDPGRG
- the purU gene encoding formyltetrahydrofolate deformylase, with the protein product MTDEHFVLTLSCPNRPGIVAGVATFLFEQGCNILDAQQFDDTESGRFFMRVVFNRVEGEASFDAIKGGFKVVAEGLKLDWQMRARSEKRRVMLLVSKFDHCLADLLYRWRIGEISMEIAAIASNYPRETYAHLDFAGIPFHYLPVTKATKMEQEAQLWALFQSSGSEVAVLARYMQVLSDGLSAKLAGRCINIHHSFLPGFKGAKPYHQAHSRGVKLIGATAHYVTSDLDEGPIIEQDVERISHQDSAEDLVRKGRDIERRVLARALAWHLDDRVLTNGHKTVVFRD
- the folD gene encoding bifunctional methylenetetrahydrofolate dehydrogenase/methenyltetrahydrofolate cyclohydrolase FolD; this translates as MVETRRIDGKAFAEGLRARIGKEVTGFLAETGVRPGLAVVLVGEDPASSVYVRNKAKQTAEAGMASFEYKLPADEPEAAVLALVEALNRDPGVHGILVQLPLPAHIDAQKVLATIDPAKDVDGFHVVNAGRLAIGLEALVPCTPLGCVMLLKHELGPLAGLKAVVLGRSNIVGKPVAQLLLREDCTVTIAHSRTRDLPGECRQADILIAAVGRPEMVRGDWIKPGATVIDVGINRVVGDAGTSRLVGDVAFAEAQGIAGAITPVPGGVGPMTIACLLQNTLTAARRIQRATSS
- a CDS encoding MFS transporter, which gives rise to MSIAATAERPQPSVANPRSRVILASLIGTTIEFYDFYVYATAAVLVFPHLFFPTGNDTVALLASLAVFGAAMVARPLGAIFFGHLGDKRGRKVTLVGALLTMGVATFLIGALPTYAVAGWLAPALLVVLRLAQGFALGGEWSGAALVATENAPAGKRAMFGTFPQLGAPIGFIIANGLFLLIAAVLPSDDPSRPSQAFLDWGWRIPFLFSVVMVVVGLWVRLNLVESTAFEKTVKTGQVQRVPLAAAFQNNWRELILGTFYMLATYVLFYLMTTFSLSYGRASPTAAVPGLGYDYRTFVLMMIGGVVFFGIFTLLSGPWADRWGRRRTLICITLAIIVFGLIWVPMLSVGPVGVMAWLILGFSLMGMTFGPMGALLPELFPANVRYTGSGISYNVSSILGAAVAPFIAVALWQAGAGSPFWVGVYLSSMACLTLIALLLGKETQHVDIEA
- the sthA gene encoding Si-specific NAD(P)(+) transhydrogenase; translated protein: MYDYDMIVIGSGPSGRRAAVQSAKLGKSVLVVEKGRRVGGVSVHTGTIPSKTLRETVLNLSGWRERGFYGRSYRVKQDIEASDLLARLHKTLDHEVEVLEHQFNRNGVKMMRGEARFTSPHSVEVMSENGDNHVVTGEYLLISCGTKPFRPDYVPFNGLNVFDSDEIIELPRLPRSLTVIGAGVIGVEYATIFSALDVQVTLIEPRGSFLDFIDKELIEEFTHELRDRNVLLRLGSKVEEIKFDPQGKPVARLSDGRTVVSEMLLFAAGRVGATDSLSLESAGIEVDHRNRIKVDPKTLQTSVEHIYAAGDVIGFPSLASTSMEQGRLAACHAFGLAPPPPPEFFPYGIYSVPEISTVGMTEEEVRKREIPYECGIARFRETSRGHIMGLSTGMMKMIFSVKTRRLLGVHIVGEGATELIHIGQAVLNLKGTIDYFIENTFNYPTLAEAYKIAGLDAWNRMARG
- a CDS encoding XRE family transcriptional regulator; amino-acid sequence: MPTKPRESRAAEGVPDDLRTGSGAPAAVERTLEQALGLQVRTVRRGLDLTVSDLASAAGISVGMLSKIENGLISPSLGTLQAISNVLNVPLSTLFASFEEKRDCSFVPAGQGVHIERRGTKVGHQYELLGHALGGEVAVEPYLITLSEEAVPYTGFRHAGVEFIHMLSGEAIYRHGDRVYHLRPGDSLLFDSGANHGPEELLVRPMTYLSIIIYPREVR
- a CDS encoding glutamine amidotransferase family protein; translation: MCGIVGLFLKDKTLEPELGALIAGMLGVMCDRGPDSAGFAVYGAGAPGMVKLTVRGPEGTDFAVLGARIEAATDVLVSVSPRATHAVLTVPAAEEATVRAALAEVAPEMRIVGAGSRMELYKEVGLPSQVATRFALDTMSGTHAIGHTRMATESAVTTDGAHPFSTGPDQCLVHNGSLSNHAGVRRELEREGLRLATDNDSEVAAAYLTHRMKAGDTLGEALTHSLDDLDGFYTFVVGTESGFGVLRDPIACKPAVLAETDRYVAFGSEYRALVDLPGIEHAKVWEPEPGKVYFWEHAA